The proteins below are encoded in one region of Pseudobacteroides sp.:
- a CDS encoding (2Fe-2S)-binding protein: MTDINQEIMDKLTKVCLCKVVTRATMKKVINEGADTLEKVQKATGAGSGPCGGRRCSPKILELIESK; this comes from the coding sequence ATGACAGATATAAACCAGGAAATAATGGACAAATTGACCAAGGTTTGTTTGTGTAAAGTAGTTACCAGAGCTACAATGAAGAAGGTTATTAATGAAGGTGCCGATACCCTTGAAAAGGTGCAAAAAGCTACTGGTGCGGGTTCTGGCCCCTGTGGAGGAAGAAGATGCTCTCCTAAAATACTGGAACTGATTGAATCAAAATGA
- a CDS encoding VanW family protein has translation MKKNILFIVKIFSIFVVVGFCFLNIGNLSYTNEEIEKTEDIIVSQNNNSPLASGPETNLPWDFELEFIKSKELNNTPILMGAYRTVLKDPLPGEEFNVHLAARMLCGTVLQPGQIFSQNGTIGPYTEERGFQKGPTYIGSKLTTTIGGGVCKIASTLYNVCVLSNLKIVERHNHSMPVPYVPYGQDATVSYGNKDLKFKNDSDSNVMIWAQGIDNILYIGFYGTKEPPSISWCHEVLKKTPAQRVYKVNPSMPKGYEKVLIDGMDGAVIKSSLVIEQEDGTVTNKEMGISNYSPFPCIIEKGP, from the coding sequence TTGAAAAAAAACATTTTATTTATTGTTAAGATTTTTAGTATTTTTGTTGTAGTAGGATTTTGTTTTTTAAACATAGGGAACTTGTCATACACAAATGAGGAAATTGAAAAAACTGAGGATATAATAGTATCTCAAAACAACAATTCCCCTCTGGCATCAGGCCCAGAAACAAATCTTCCCTGGGATTTTGAGTTAGAATTTATAAAATCCAAGGAACTTAATAATACCCCCATTTTAATGGGTGCATACAGAACAGTACTGAAGGACCCGCTGCCGGGTGAGGAATTCAATGTTCACCTGGCAGCTAGAATGCTCTGCGGTACGGTTTTACAGCCTGGACAGATATTTTCTCAAAACGGAACCATAGGTCCTTATACTGAAGAAAGAGGATTTCAGAAGGGCCCCACCTATATAGGCTCCAAACTCACGACTACCATAGGCGGCGGAGTTTGCAAGATTGCCTCGACCCTTTATAATGTTTGTGTGTTAAGTAACCTTAAGATTGTAGAAAGACATAACCACAGCATGCCAGTGCCATATGTTCCCTATGGCCAGGATGCAACAGTATCTTATGGGAATAAGGATTTAAAATTCAAAAACGATTCAGACAGCAACGTGATGATTTGGGCACAGGGAATTGATAATATACTGTATATAGGCTTTTACGGAACAAAAGAGCCGCCCTCTATCAGCTGGTGCCATGAGGTATTGAAAAAAACACCGGCACAAAGGGTGTATAAGGTAAACCCCTCAATGCCTAAAGGGTATGAAAAAGTATTGATTGATGGAATGGATGGTGCCGTTATCAAGTCATCCCTTGTTATCGAACAGGAGGATGGAACAGTAACAAATAAAGAAATGGGTATAAGCAATTATTCACCCTTCCCCTGTATTATAGAAAAAGGTC
- the aroC gene encoding chorismate synthase — protein MAGNSFGQAFRITTFGESHGGAVGVVIDGVTPGLEISESEIQQEMDRRKPGQSSVTTPRQEEDKVSIMAGIFEGKATGTPLFIVLYNKDARPEAYDSIKSLYRPGHADITYDKKYGIRDYRGSGRASGRETAARVAAGAVARKMLKEKGVKVVAYTLEAAGYRCKTFDESVIEQNPVRACDPDTAALMTKRIEELAEIGDSCGGIIECRITGVKAGLGEPVFDKMDAELAKAMLSLGAVKGIEFGKGFECVSMLGSEHNDWMDKNGFVSNNAGGILGGISTGQEIIFRIAVKPTSSISVPQKTIDINGNETDIVTKGRHDPCICPRIVPVVEAMVYIVLADQYKRQASMME, from the coding sequence ATGGCAGGAAACAGCTTTGGGCAAGCCTTTAGAATCACTACCTTCGGAGAATCCCACGGGGGAGCTGTAGGTGTGGTCATTGACGGTGTTACACCGGGGCTTGAGATTTCTGAATCGGAGATTCAGCAGGAAATGGACAGAAGGAAGCCGGGACAGTCCTCTGTAACTACTCCAAGACAAGAGGAAGACAAGGTTTCCATCATGGCAGGTATTTTTGAAGGAAAGGCCACAGGCACTCCGTTATTTATTGTACTCTACAATAAGGATGCAAGGCCTGAGGCGTACGACAGTATTAAGAGCCTTTATAGACCCGGCCATGCGGATATTACCTATGACAAAAAATATGGTATCCGCGATTATCGCGGAAGCGGCAGAGCTTCTGGAAGAGAAACTGCAGCCAGGGTTGCAGCAGGTGCCGTGGCCAGAAAGATGCTTAAAGAAAAGGGTGTGAAGGTAGTAGCATACACCCTTGAAGCAGCAGGTTATAGATGCAAAACATTTGATGAAAGCGTAATAGAGCAAAATCCTGTCAGGGCTTGTGACCCTGACACAGCAGCACTCATGACCAAAAGAATTGAGGAATTGGCTGAAATAGGTGACAGCTGCGGCGGGATAATAGAATGTAGAATAACAGGTGTCAAAGCTGGTCTTGGTGAACCGGTATTTGACAAAATGGATGCAGAGCTGGCAAAGGCAATGCTATCATTAGGTGCCGTAAAAGGCATAGAGTTTGGCAAAGGGTTCGAATGTGTGTCCATGCTTGGCAGTGAGCATAACGACTGGATGGATAAAAACGGATTTGTCAGCAACAATGCAGGAGGAATTTTAGGAGGTATCAGCACAGGTCAGGAGATTATTTTCAGGATTGCTGTGAAGCCGACTTCTTCCATATCGGTTCCGCAAAAAACCATAGATATAAATGGAAATGAAACAGATATTGTTACAAAGGGAAGGCATGATCCGTGTATATGCCCAAGAATAGTACCTGTGGTTGAAGCTATGGTGTACATAGTGCTTGCCGACCAGTATAAACGACAGGCTTCTATGATGGAATAA
- the ilvB gene encoding biosynthetic-type acetolactate synthase large subunit has protein sequence MADTNNVTKKINGAQLLIKLLEHQGIDIIAGIPGGANLPMYDALYGSSIRHILVRHEQAAGFFAQGISRTTGKAAVCFATSGPGATNALTAIADAKLDSIPMVAITGQVPYSLVGTDAFQEVDTYGLTLPITKHNFLVRDVRELLEVIPEAFRIAESGRPGPVVVDIPKNVQLQSIELSELPEIFKPQEEKIEDAHTLKTIEEAAKMINESKRPVLYIGGGVINSEASDIITAIAEKSNLPVTSTLMGLGAVSPENPLYIGMIGMHGARYTNFLLHEADLLIALGVRFDDRATGKVEEFCPDASIIHFDIDNAEINKVKRADINIVGGLKPILEKLLPSINKNDRIEWIGKLNDLKEKHPFVMPPESDFFHPLTIIKELGNILSEDDIVATDVGQHQMWTAQAYPVRKPRTFLTSGGLGTMGFGLPTAIGAAVVNPDKKVVCISGDGSILMNIQELATLADLQSDLKVIIMNNGYLGLVRQQQEMIYNKHYIASKFDTSPDFAAIAQGFGIKGVRIGKDENPLDIIRKCISEPGPCVIDVPVKPEENVVPIVPPGKANYEMIGGEL, from the coding sequence ATGGCTGATACCAATAATGTTACTAAAAAAATAAATGGAGCCCAGCTCCTCATTAAACTTTTAGAGCATCAGGGGATAGACATAATTGCAGGTATACCAGGCGGTGCCAATTTGCCGATGTACGATGCTTTATATGGAAGCTCCATCAGGCATATTCTTGTGAGGCATGAACAGGCTGCAGGTTTTTTTGCCCAAGGTATTTCAAGGACAACAGGCAAGGCAGCGGTATGTTTTGCTACTTCAGGTCCTGGAGCAACCAATGCCCTTACAGCTATTGCCGATGCAAAGCTTGATTCCATACCTATGGTTGCAATAACCGGTCAGGTTCCCTACAGCCTTGTAGGAACTGATGCGTTTCAGGAGGTTGATACCTATGGATTGACGCTACCTATTACCAAGCACAACTTTCTTGTAAGGGATGTTAGGGAACTTCTAGAGGTTATACCTGAGGCTTTCAGGATTGCCGAAAGCGGACGACCCGGGCCTGTAGTTGTTGACATACCTAAGAATGTGCAGCTGCAATCTATCGAGCTTTCAGAGCTTCCGGAGATATTTAAGCCTCAGGAGGAAAAGATAGAAGATGCACATACTCTTAAGACAATAGAAGAAGCAGCAAAAATGATAAATGAATCAAAAAGGCCTGTTTTGTATATCGGTGGTGGAGTGATTAACTCTGAGGCCTCGGACATTATTACAGCTATTGCAGAAAAAAGCAACCTCCCTGTTACAAGTACCTTGATGGGGCTTGGGGCGGTTTCTCCTGAAAATCCGCTATATATAGGTATGATTGGAATGCACGGTGCAAGGTATACGAACTTCCTTTTACATGAGGCAGACCTTCTTATTGCACTTGGAGTTAGATTCGATGACAGGGCTACAGGTAAGGTTGAGGAATTTTGCCCCGATGCCTCAATAATACATTTTGATATTGATAATGCTGAAATAAATAAGGTAAAAAGAGCTGATATAAATATAGTTGGCGGTCTTAAGCCCATACTTGAAAAGCTTTTGCCTTCTATAAATAAGAATGACCGCATAGAATGGATCGGTAAGCTTAATGACTTAAAGGAAAAACATCCTTTTGTGATGCCGCCTGAATCGGATTTTTTCCATCCCCTTACTATTATTAAGGAATTGGGAAATATCCTTTCGGAGGATGATATTGTTGCCACCGATGTTGGTCAGCATCAGATGTGGACTGCTCAGGCTTATCCTGTAAGAAAACCCAGAACATTCCTGACATCCGGCGGGCTTGGTACCATGGGCTTCGGTTTACCGACTGCTATAGGAGCGGCTGTGGTAAATCCCGATAAAAAGGTTGTGTGTATCAGCGGTGATGGTTCGATACTTATGAATATTCAGGAATTGGCTACATTAGCTGACTTGCAGTCTGATTTGAAGGTTATTATTATGAATAACGGATATCTTGGTCTTGTAAGACAGCAGCAGGAAATGATATACAATAAGCATTACATTGCTTCCAAGTTTGATACAAGCCCTGATTTTGCCGCAATAGCCCAAGGATTTGGAATAAAGGGTGTTCGCATAGGTAAAGACGAAAATCCCCTTGATATAATAAGAAAGTGTATCAGTGAGCCAGGCCCATGCGTTATAGATGTTCCTGTAAAACCGGAGGAAAATGTTGTTCCTATCGTCCCTCCTGGAAAAGCCAATTATGAAATGATAGGAGGGGAACTATAA
- a CDS encoding superoxide dismutase, whose product MKHTLPELPYSYDALEPYIDSQTMTIHHTKHHAAYVNNLNAALEKYPEYQERTLKELLTSLDSLPQDVYWAVRNNAGGHYNHTMFWNTMGQSQGSEPEGVLRKKIEEAFGSFENFKDVFSKAAVSRFGSGWAWLVEDKDGKFQVVSTANQDNPLSDGFKPVLGLDVWEHAYYLKYNNRRPDYISGWWNVVDWQKVAKMYEES is encoded by the coding sequence ATGAAACATACTTTACCTGAATTACCATATTCATATGATGCTTTAGAACCTTATATAGATTCACAAACCATGACAATACACCACACAAAACACCATGCTGCATATGTCAATAATTTGAATGCTGCCTTGGAGAAATATCCGGAATATCAGGAAAGGACCCTTAAGGAACTATTGACATCCCTCGATTCACTTCCACAAGATGTATATTGGGCAGTTAGAAATAATGCAGGAGGACATTACAATCATACAATGTTTTGGAATACAATGGGTCAAAGTCAGGGAAGCGAACCTGAAGGAGTATTGAGAAAGAAAATTGAAGAAGCCTTTGGAAGCTTCGAAAACTTTAAGGATGTTTTTTCCAAAGCTGCTGTTTCCCGCTTTGGAAGCGGGTGGGCATGGCTTGTGGAAGATAAAGACGGCAAGTTCCAAGTGGTGTCAACTGCAAATCAAGACAACCCTTTATCTGATGGCTTTAAACCTGTTCTAGGCCTGGATGTCTGGGAGCATGCTTATTATCTGAAGTACAATAACAGGCGTCCCGACTATATCAGCGGATGGTGGAATGTTGTAGATTGGCAGAAGGTTGCGAAGATGTATGAGGAATCTTAA
- the metH gene encoding methionine synthase has protein sequence MKKDIRELLKERILVLDGAMGTCIQALKLEASDYTGERFAGTSKSQKGNNEMLNLVRPEVIKKIHMDYLEAGADIIETNTFNANRISQADYAMERLVYEQNVEGARLAKEAADEFTKKDPSKPRFVAGSIGPTNKTASLSPDVENPGVRNITFDELVDAYEEQIRGLAEGGVDLLLIETIFDALNAKAALFAADNVANSTGKRIPIMLSGTIADKSGRILSGMTLEGIVNSLKGQDVISFGLNCSFGARDLVPFVKQLSKIQDLFISVHPNAGLPNSLGGYDELPEQMAELVMDMIKDCRVNIIGGCCGTTPAHIGAIYKVVRDIKPKPVQEVGKETIFSGLEIIKVNRENNFINIGERTNVAGSLKFARLIREKKYEEALSIAREQVENGAQVIDVNLDDGMLDAKKEMDFFLKLLSSEPQIARVPVMIDSSKWEVLETGLKAIQGKPIVNSISLKAGEEEFKKQAGLIKKYNAAVVVMAFDEEGQADTFERRTAICKRAYEILVNEVNFPAEDIIFDPNVLAIGTGIQEHNNYAVDFINATRWIKENLPYAKVSGGISNISFSFRGNNIIREAMHSVFLYHAIKAGLDMGIVNPGMIQVYDNIDPELLEKVEDVVLNRKEDAAEILLEFATGIKEKEDSNVSKKVAWREKPYAERLSYSLVKGITEYIEEDVEEARNKFEKAIDVIEGPLMDGMKTVGELFGEGKMFLPQVVKSARVMKKAVGYLLPYIENEKNSSSQKNAGKILIATVKGDVHDIGKNIVGVVLACNNFEVIDMGVMVQTEDIIRRAIEENVDIIGLSGLITPSLEEMCHVAAEMEKQGLTIPLIVGGATTSKIHTAVKIDPNYSHGVIHSLDAAKGVEICKNLMNLSEREAYLKRIKAEYREIRESYSKVERKLVSIEEAREKAVKIDINPEDIKVPEFVGTKVIDGIKVSNIRTYIDWTYFFVAWDMNHTYPEILEHPKYGEEAKKLYKDANTLLDMMENENWLESKAVIGLYLANSVGDDVEVYLDEARTEPIARFNFMRQQESKTGEYLSLSDFIASKASGVKDYMGAFAVTSGLGVSKKHEELKKQGDEYNAIMLKVLADRLAEALAEMLHEKVRKEYWGYSPSENFGYNDLFKGKYRGIRPAIGYPSLKDHSEKSQLFKLLNVKENINVELTESFMMDPVASVCGLYFAHPKSRYFDLGKLGEDQFEDYALRKSCNVDFIKKMIRN, from the coding sequence ATGAAGAAGGATATAAGAGAACTGTTAAAAGAGAGAATTTTAGTTTTGGATGGGGCTATGGGAACCTGCATCCAGGCATTGAAGCTTGAAGCCTCTGACTATACAGGAGAACGCTTTGCTGGTACCTCAAAATCCCAGAAGGGTAACAATGAGATGCTGAACCTAGTCAGGCCGGAAGTGATTAAAAAAATACACATGGATTATCTTGAGGCCGGTGCAGATATTATAGAGACCAATACATTTAATGCCAACAGGATCTCGCAGGCTGATTATGCCATGGAAAGGCTTGTTTATGAGCAAAATGTAGAAGGTGCAAGGCTGGCTAAAGAAGCTGCCGACGAATTTACCAAAAAGGATCCATCAAAACCCAGATTTGTGGCAGGCTCAATAGGCCCTACCAATAAAACGGCATCATTATCTCCTGATGTGGAGAACCCCGGGGTAAGAAACATTACCTTTGATGAGCTGGTAGATGCTTATGAAGAGCAGATCAGAGGGCTTGCTGAAGGGGGAGTGGACCTTCTTCTTATTGAGACAATATTTGATGCGTTAAATGCAAAAGCAGCCTTGTTTGCAGCAGACAATGTTGCAAACAGTACCGGAAAAAGAATACCCATCATGCTGTCAGGTACAATAGCAGATAAAAGCGGGAGAATCCTTTCGGGTATGACTTTGGAAGGGATTGTTAACTCTCTGAAGGGCCAGGATGTTATTAGCTTCGGGCTTAACTGCTCATTCGGAGCAAGGGACCTTGTGCCCTTTGTTAAGCAGCTTTCAAAAATTCAGGACCTTTTTATCAGCGTTCATCCCAACGCAGGTCTTCCTAACAGCCTGGGAGGATACGATGAACTTCCCGAACAGATGGCTGAGCTTGTAATGGATATGATTAAGGACTGCAGGGTTAACATAATCGGCGGCTGCTGCGGTACCACGCCAGCACATATAGGTGCTATTTATAAAGTTGTACGGGATATTAAACCAAAGCCGGTACAGGAGGTTGGTAAGGAAACAATCTTCAGCGGACTTGAGATCATAAAGGTAAATAGGGAAAACAATTTTATAAATATTGGTGAAAGAACCAATGTTGCAGGTTCTCTTAAGTTTGCAAGGCTTATTCGTGAGAAAAAGTATGAGGAAGCATTATCAATAGCTAGGGAGCAGGTTGAAAACGGGGCTCAGGTCATTGACGTCAATCTTGACGACGGAATGCTTGATGCAAAGAAGGAAATGGACTTCTTTTTAAAGCTTTTATCAAGTGAACCTCAGATTGCAAGGGTTCCGGTTATGATTGATTCATCAAAATGGGAGGTTCTTGAAACAGGCTTAAAGGCTATACAGGGTAAACCTATAGTAAATTCAATCAGTTTGAAGGCCGGGGAAGAGGAGTTTAAAAAACAGGCAGGACTTATTAAAAAATATAACGCGGCAGTAGTTGTAATGGCTTTTGATGAAGAGGGTCAGGCGGATACATTCGAGAGAAGGACTGCTATATGTAAAAGGGCTTATGAAATATTGGTCAATGAAGTTAATTTCCCGGCGGAGGATATAATCTTTGATCCAAATGTTCTTGCAATAGGGACTGGTATACAGGAGCACAACAACTACGCAGTTGACTTTATTAATGCAACAAGATGGATAAAGGAAAATCTTCCATATGCAAAGGTAAGCGGAGGAATAAGCAATATATCCTTCTCCTTCAGGGGGAACAACATTATAAGGGAGGCAATGCACTCGGTATTCCTATACCACGCCATAAAGGCAGGGTTGGATATGGGGATAGTAAATCCCGGAATGATTCAGGTTTATGACAATATAGATCCTGAGCTTTTGGAAAAGGTGGAAGACGTTGTATTAAACAGAAAAGAGGATGCAGCTGAGATTTTGTTGGAGTTTGCGACCGGCATCAAGGAGAAAGAAGACTCTAATGTATCAAAGAAGGTAGCATGGAGGGAAAAGCCTTATGCCGAAAGGCTTTCGTATTCTTTGGTGAAGGGTATTACAGAATATATTGAAGAGGATGTTGAAGAAGCGAGAAATAAATTTGAAAAAGCAATTGATGTTATTGAAGGTCCTTTGATGGATGGAATGAAGACTGTAGGGGAGCTTTTCGGAGAAGGAAAGATGTTTCTGCCTCAGGTGGTAAAAAGTGCCAGGGTTATGAAAAAGGCTGTAGGATACCTATTGCCTTATATAGAGAATGAGAAAAACAGCAGCTCTCAGAAAAATGCGGGAAAAATCCTTATTGCTACGGTAAAGGGAGATGTGCACGACATCGGTAAGAACATTGTTGGAGTGGTGCTTGCATGCAACAATTTTGAGGTTATAGATATGGGTGTAATGGTTCAGACTGAGGACATTATTAGAAGAGCAATAGAAGAGAATGTTGACATAATAGGTCTTAGCGGTCTTATAACACCGTCCCTTGAGGAAATGTGCCATGTAGCGGCAGAGATGGAAAAGCAAGGCCTTACCATACCTCTTATCGTTGGAGGAGCAACAACTTCCAAAATCCATACTGCAGTAAAGATAGATCCAAACTACTCCCATGGAGTAATACATTCCCTTGATGCTGCAAAGGGTGTAGAGATTTGTAAAAATCTCATGAATTTAAGTGAAAGAGAAGCTTACTTAAAGAGAATTAAGGCTGAATACCGGGAGATACGGGAAAGTTACAGCAAGGTGGAAAGAAAGCTTGTTTCAATTGAAGAAGCCAGGGAAAAGGCTGTTAAAATTGACATTAATCCTGAAGATATTAAGGTGCCGGAGTTTGTTGGAACAAAGGTTATTGATGGGATCAAGGTATCGAATATCAGAACATATATAGACTGGACATATTTCTTCGTTGCCTGGGACATGAATCACACATATCCGGAAATTTTAGAACATCCCAAATATGGAGAAGAAGCCAAAAAGCTTTATAAGGATGCCAACACCCTTCTAGATATGATGGAAAATGAAAACTGGCTTGAGTCCAAGGCCGTTATAGGGCTTTATCTGGCAAATTCAGTGGGAGACGATGTAGAGGTTTATTTGGATGAAGCAAGGACTGAGCCAATAGCCAGATTCAATTTTATGAGGCAGCAAGAGAGCAAGACAGGTGAATATTTATCTTTAAGTGATTTTATTGCATCAAAGGCATCAGGTGTTAAGGATTATATGGGTGCTTTTGCAGTAACATCAGGGCTTGGAGTATCAAAGAAGCATGAGGAACTTAAAAAACAAGGCGATGAGTATAATGCCATTATGCTCAAAGTTTTAGCTGACAGACTTGCGGAAGCACTGGCGGAAATGTTACATGAAAAGGTAAGAAAAGAGTATTGGGGATACTCGCCTTCTGAAAATTTTGGTTACAACGATCTTTTTAAGGGTAAGTATAGAGGTATACGGCCCGCAATAGGTTATCCATCATTAAAGGATCACTCGGAAAAGAGCCAGTTGTTCAAGCTGCTAAACGTCAAGGAAAACATAAATGTGGAATTGACAGAAAGCTTTATGATGGATCCCGTAGCAAGCGTATGCGGTCTGTACTTTGCACACCCCAAATCCAGGTATTTTGATCTTGGAAAGCTTGGGGAAGATCAATTTGAAGACTATGCTTTGAGAAAATCTTGCAATGTTGATTTTATAAAAAAGATGATTCGCAACTGA
- the ilvN gene encoding acetolactate synthase small subunit has product MMDSQYCVIELTVKNHPGVMSHITGLFARRAFNLEGILCGQIGNSENSRMYLLVKNDERLEQIVKQVQKLYDVIEVSICKSCKPSVFSDISDIVKNSSCEL; this is encoded by the coding sequence ATAATGGATAGCCAATACTGTGTTATTGAGTTAACAGTTAAAAATCACCCCGGAGTTATGTCCCACATAACCGGACTTTTTGCAAGAAGGGCTTTCAACCTTGAGGGTATCCTCTGCGGTCAGATTGGAAACAGTGAAAACAGCCGCATGTATCTTCTTGTAAAAAATGATGAAAGGCTTGAACAGATTGTAAAGCAGGTACAGAAACTTTATGATGTTATAGAGGTTTCAATCTGCAAAAGCTGTAAGCCTTCGGTGTTTTCAGATATATCTGATATAGTGAAAAACAGCTCATGTGAGTTATAA